Sequence from the Fundulus heteroclitus isolate FHET01 chromosome 7, MU-UCD_Fhet_4.1, whole genome shotgun sequence genome:
atctagacccgcatgaatagatcatataaagcggatttcacgtgtgatcaaatgaacacttattaaaggtacagccaaaattatcagatttaataagtagattttaattcaaccaagaaccatgaAGACATATTAGCCATATAAAGAAAATTAGAtatgtcgcttttaaaaataaaatagtatgtgtagtttaaaaaaaatcaatttcattttattagaatgtaatgtttaaaaatatttagacttcacaacattggaggttaaaagttttattgatttaaagcACTCTCCTGTCgcaggggatacatattctggcgaggataagtcgtttggcactaCGACACCTGtcgcctgtgctatcctagcgcagcaggtcttggtgatatcacagtaaattgggccaaagtctgggctatttctgccctgcgatggaccggcgacctgtccaggttgtactctgcctctcgcccattgacagctggagatcggcaccggcacccctcacgaTCCCAGGCGCCccataagcgtgttggaaaatggatgatggatggtctgggctatttctttttccttgccataaaGATCTTTGCTAACTGGCACCAGagaatgctattattgggctttcttcgtctggaaacaaatgcatacaacaCCTAACGGgcacagccatgatgaactgattgAACTcacacagctgacaatacagcaatctgattggctgagcagcaaaactcgaatcacgtgacctcttggaccggagcgcaacagttttgattttttatcggctttaacttattaatgtgcaagtaaaaacgtgggaacattggtgttttgagatcactgctatgtgtagcaacttatccaagtggaagaaagttgccctctgacagttcatacgaaaagtcaccctacTGACAGTTTTGCTTCTACACAGGTAGTGAGAAAAATGACAGTTAACCTGGTCATTTGGATTTCTAAAACACAAATCTAATTATTACATGCGACCAGGGGTGTGCTATGGACATTAAATTTTACCACATTACCGTGTCCATCTTTTGTTTTAGGTGCGCAGGTTATCTCTTCCAGAAGGTTGGAAAGGTCGCTGCCACAGCTGTAGGGGGAGGCCTTCTGTTGCTGCAGGTATTATTGCGCCTCTGATTGACCTGTTCTCCAATATTTCGATGGGTCGGCTTTCCCTTTTGTTTCACTGGCCCGACTCTGCTTTCAGATAGCCAATAACAGCGGCTACATCCAAGTGGACTGGAAGAGGGTGGAGAAGGACGTTAACAAAGCCaagaagcagctgaagaagGGAACGGATCAAGCAGTCCCAGAGCTAAACACGTTTATGGAAAAGGTAAGGTGTCGGGGAGATTGGAAATACGAGACTACCTCCATTAAACAAAAGGCTCTTACTTCCAGTATCTAATTCTCTGACATGAGGCACATTGGTTTAGTTGATCTAGGTGAAATCTGATAGGAGCCTTTCATAGCTTTAGTTGGAGTATTTAATAGGGGTGTCgattcatgcttgctcagtatgaggaattgctgcaaagccatggacaatccagacgactctccctgtagctctacgcttcttcaggagtgaatgctgcttgtcaagactttgatgaaatcaactgggtttccctatataggacatttttgaccaatctgtataatctgacccaatctgtataatctgattgaatctgactttggaaagtgccttgagatgacatgtttaattaaTTGGCGTAAATAAgtttgaattgaaataaatcaccagctttatcacAATATGATGTGATATCGATTTGTTTGGGTGGCGATACGATATTTGCCGATATCACAAGGTCTGTCACGATATGATCTCCAATAATTTTTAATAGAAATGATGCGATATCATCTGCtcatctaaaataattttgtacATTGCTATCAACTCACAAAAATATTGTTtggccattttatttctaagctcttaTAGGCATCAGAGATTTCAATCAAAAACAGCACTCttctaattatataaaaaaagaataatagaTTACCTGCACATTGTAGTCTCGTGCCtcgagaataaaaataaataaataaaaggcataTCTTAAAGGTAACAATGTGGATggatgttttcattttgcatttatGGAATTGTCTCGTTAATTGTTAACCGATGTATCGATCTATTGTTACACCTGTAGTACTTAGACATGTTAGAGGTGTAACTGAGTGTGTCTAGCCATAAAAGAGAAGAAGCATAATCAACGCTGGACCACCAGTAGTCCTGGACTTGTTTCCATTGCTGTCCACTTCTCATAGGAAAGTAAAACATGGTATGCTGGCTGCAGATAAAACCTGCTAGTGAGTACCATCCAGTAGTTCCTCTGGCTGCTTGGACCACGTACACAAACGTGAAGAGGCAGGCTGCTTCGTAGAGGTTTTGGTCATTTTCACAGAGACAATGTTAAAGTTAGTCGTGTGATGCAGGCTGATAGTATTTGCAAAGTAGACGCCGTTGTTCCTGAATCCCCACatgcagaggaggagcaggagaggTGTTGTTAAGAAACGGCAGCCTCCCCCGTCTTCTGCACGGTCTTAAACGTTGGAGAACTTTCCACAATGGGAAgcaaaggtgtaaaaaaaattgataagTTTTAATGGAGCATATGTTAGCAGCCTGGTTCTATTTGACTGTAGTAGTCTCTGTGGAGGGGACAGAGCTGTTCTTCTGGACACTCTGTGAAACAAAGTTATTTCAAGTCGTTTCAGATCAAAAGGAAACTTGGATTCAAACGAATGGAAGTCAACTCGATAATAATTTCCCTATAAAGCTGGTAAAATGAAAGCTGGTAGTGCGATAACCCCAAGACTTGCCGCTGTAATTGCCATGAAAGCTCACCCTATAGGGAAACTATTCTGAGAGGGCTCAATTCAAATGCACAACATTATGTTCaggttcttcttttaaaaagctttcaaaGATATTTCTTTTGCACTATTTTGTCTATTAGATGAcatcccagtaaaatgcatgGAGGTTTGTGGTTGGTATGTGCTAAAACGTGACCAAAAGCAGGTAGACTTTTGGAAGGATCTGCACTTCACAGAACCATTCTtcaaaaaaatgcaaaccatCTATTTCAAGAAATAGCAGCCCTGTTTACCACCACATATCTTCCACAAGGGTTTTCAGACTAAAAGCATCGATTTTAGCCGAATTGTGTCTGCTAGCCGGTCTGCGCTTTAGCGAGAAGTAACGTCGGCTGAGGAAGGGGGTATAACTGTGGTATGATCTGAAAgcagttttctgtcttttcttcagTCCACAGAGTTTGTGAAGAAAAACGTGGTTATCACCAGTGGCTTCGTGGGAGGATTCCTGCTCGGCCTGGCGTCTTAGGGTGTGCCAAACGAGGAGTCTGTGTCCCCCTGCTGTTGAGCTAAATGCTGAGTGTTGGGGATGTTGCAGGGATTTCTGAGGTTGTGGCAGCAAGCAGCCAGTTTGAGTTAAGCTTTCGGGTACATGTTCTTCTTAAACTGCGCCTCCTTTTATCCCCACAGCTGTACAACCGCATGATATATACTGTCGGCAGGAAATGTTTAGGGTACATG
This genomic interval carries:
- the fundc1 gene encoding FUN14 domain-containing protein 1 — translated: MANRNKDVEEEIYDKVVDLTEYAKRQRWWNRLFGKNSGPVAAKYSVATQIAIGGASGWCAGYLFQKVGKVAATAVGGGLLLLQIANNSGYIQVDWKRVEKDVNKAKKQLKKGTDQAVPELNTFMEKSTEFVKKNVVITSGFVGGFLLGLAS